A DNA window from Actinomadura coerulea contains the following coding sequences:
- a CDS encoding TetR/AcrR family transcriptional regulator: MSPRRRDAEGTAAARAGRRAELLATAAEVFASQGYSATTVRKVADAAGILGGSLYYHFDSKESMADEILSTFLDDMWTAYGRVLDAGLSARDTLEGIVVESFRSIDKHRPAVVLYQNESKHLATSERFHYLLDSQRRFEEMWLSLLDRGVEEGAFRADLDRTLIYRFIRDTVWVAANWYQHGGRLSADDIAKQYLAMFLEGIQASQAP; encoded by the coding sequence ATGAGTCCACGACGGCGCGACGCCGAGGGCACCGCCGCCGCCCGCGCGGGGCGGCGGGCCGAACTGCTCGCCACGGCCGCCGAGGTGTTCGCCTCCCAGGGCTACTCAGCCACCACGGTCCGGAAGGTGGCCGACGCCGCGGGAATCCTCGGCGGCAGCCTCTACTACCACTTCGACTCCAAGGAGTCGATGGCCGACGAGATCCTGTCGACTTTCCTGGACGACATGTGGACCGCCTACGGCCGCGTCCTGGACGCCGGGCTCAGTGCGCGCGACACCCTGGAGGGCATCGTCGTCGAGTCGTTCCGCTCGATCGACAAGCACCGGCCCGCCGTCGTCCTCTACCAGAACGAGTCCAAGCACCTCGCGACCAGCGAGCGGTTCCACTACCTCCTGGACTCCCAGCGGCGGTTCGAGGAGATGTGGCTGTCCCTGCTGGACCGCGGCGTCGAGGAGGGCGCCTTCCGCGCCGACCTCGACCGGACCCTCATCTACCGCTTCATCCGCGACACCGTCTGGGTCGCGGCGAACTGGTACCAGCACGGCGGGCGGCTGTCCGCCGACGACATCGCCAAGCAGTACCTCGCCATGTTCCTCGAAGGGATCCAGGCGAGCCAGGCCCCGTAA
- a CDS encoding acetyl-CoA C-acetyltransferase encodes MAEAYIVDAVRAPVGRRNGGLAGVHPADLGAHVLTALMDRTKIDPAAVEDVVFGCVDTLGPQAGDIARTCWLAAGLPEEVPGVTVDRQCGSSQQAVHFAAQAVLSGTSDLVVAGGVQNMSQIPIGSAMTAAAPLGFTEGPFAGSAGWARRYGDAEVSQFNGAEMIARDWDISREEMEAFAYESHQRAIRAIDEGRFERETAPIEGVTADEGPRRDTSLEKMAGLRTLVEGGRLTAAVSSQISDGAAALLIASEQAVKDHGLTPRARVHHLSARGEDPIRMLSAPIPATAHALKKTGMTIGDIDAVEINEAFASVVLAWLKETGADPATTNPNGGAIALGHPLGATGARLMTTLLHELDRTGGRYGLQTMCEGGGQANVTIIERLG; translated from the coding sequence ATGGCCGAGGCTTACATCGTCGACGCGGTCCGCGCCCCGGTCGGGCGCCGCAACGGCGGGCTCGCCGGAGTGCACCCCGCCGACCTCGGCGCGCACGTGCTGACCGCCCTCATGGACCGGACGAAGATCGACCCGGCCGCCGTCGAGGACGTCGTCTTCGGCTGCGTCGACACCCTCGGCCCGCAGGCCGGCGACATCGCCCGCACCTGCTGGCTGGCCGCCGGGCTCCCCGAGGAGGTCCCCGGCGTCACGGTCGACCGGCAGTGCGGCTCCTCCCAGCAGGCCGTGCACTTCGCGGCCCAGGCCGTCCTGTCCGGGACGTCGGACCTGGTCGTCGCGGGCGGCGTGCAGAACATGTCGCAGATCCCGATCGGCTCGGCGATGACCGCCGCGGCGCCGCTCGGCTTCACCGAGGGCCCCTTCGCGGGCTCGGCGGGCTGGGCCCGCCGCTACGGCGACGCCGAGGTGTCGCAGTTCAACGGCGCCGAGATGATCGCCCGCGACTGGGACATCTCACGCGAGGAGATGGAGGCGTTCGCCTACGAGTCGCACCAGCGCGCCATCCGCGCCATCGACGAGGGCCGCTTCGAGCGCGAGACCGCTCCCATCGAGGGCGTCACGGCCGACGAGGGCCCGCGCCGCGACACCTCCCTGGAGAAGATGGCCGGCCTGAGGACCCTGGTGGAGGGCGGCCGCCTCACCGCGGCCGTCTCGTCGCAGATCTCCGACGGCGCCGCCGCGCTGCTCATCGCCTCCGAGCAGGCCGTCAAGGACCACGGCCTCACCCCGCGCGCCCGCGTCCACCACCTGTCGGCGCGCGGCGAGGACCCCATCCGGATGCTGTCGGCGCCCATCCCCGCCACCGCGCACGCGCTGAAGAAGACCGGGATGACGATCGGCGACATCGACGCCGTCGAGATCAACGAGGCGTTCGCGTCCGTCGTCCTCGCCTGGCTCAAGGAGACCGGCGCCGACCCGGCCACGACCAACCCCAACGGCGGCGCCATCGCCCTCGGCCACCCCCTCGGCGCGACCGGCGCCCGCCTGATGACCACCCTCCTGCACGAACTCGACCGCACCGGCGGCCGCTACGGCCTCCAGACCATGTGCGAAGGCGGCGGCCAGGCCAACGTCACCATCATCGAGCGGCTGGGCTGA
- a CDS encoding NADH:flavin oxidoreductase, with amino-acid sequence MEVFEPARLGPLTLRNRVIKAATSEGMTPDALVTDDLIEYHRRPAAGGVGMTTVAYCAVAPEGRTERRQIWMRPEAVPGLRRLTDAVHAEGAAASAQLGHAGPVADASSNRVPAVSAGRFFNPLGMAFTKVATAEDIERITRAHAGAARLAVESGFDAVEIHLGHNYLASAFLSPRLNHRKDGYGGPIENRAKVALGIARAVRDEVGDRIAITAKLNMRDGVRGGLEIDDSLHVARGLQDEGTVDALELTAGSSLLNPMYLFRGEMPIPEFAASYKLPMRIGLRMFGKRFLRTYPYQDTYLLEHARRFRAELDLPLILLGGVTDRATMDTAMAEGFEFVAMARALLREPDLVNRIAADPSTPSLCVHCNRCVPTVYRGTHCPLVPERD; translated from the coding sequence GTGGAGGTCTTCGAACCGGCGCGGCTCGGGCCGCTGACGCTGCGGAACCGCGTGATCAAGGCGGCCACGTCCGAGGGGATGACGCCCGACGCCCTGGTGACCGACGACCTGATCGAATACCACCGGCGGCCGGCCGCCGGGGGCGTGGGCATGACCACCGTCGCCTACTGCGCGGTCGCGCCCGAGGGGCGGACCGAACGGCGGCAGATCTGGATGCGGCCGGAGGCCGTCCCCGGGCTGCGGCGCCTCACCGACGCGGTCCACGCGGAGGGCGCCGCGGCGTCCGCGCAGCTCGGGCACGCCGGCCCGGTCGCCGACGCGAGCTCCAACCGGGTGCCCGCCGTCTCGGCCGGGCGGTTCTTCAACCCGCTCGGCATGGCCTTCACCAAGGTGGCCACGGCCGAGGACATCGAGCGCATCACCCGCGCCCACGCCGGGGCCGCGCGGCTGGCGGTCGAGTCCGGCTTCGACGCCGTCGAGATCCACCTCGGGCACAACTACCTGGCCAGCGCCTTCCTCAGCCCCCGCCTCAACCACCGCAAGGACGGCTACGGCGGCCCGATCGAGAACCGGGCCAAGGTCGCGCTCGGCATCGCCCGCGCCGTCCGGGACGAGGTCGGCGACCGCATCGCGATCACCGCCAAGCTCAACATGCGCGACGGCGTGCGCGGCGGGCTGGAGATCGACGACAGCCTCCACGTCGCCCGCGGGCTCCAGGACGAGGGCACCGTCGACGCGCTGGAGCTGACCGCCGGCAGCTCGCTGCTCAACCCGATGTACCTGTTCCGCGGCGAGATGCCCATCCCCGAGTTCGCGGCCAGCTACAAGCTGCCCATGCGGATCGGCCTGCGGATGTTCGGCAAGCGGTTCCTGCGCACCTACCCCTACCAGGACACCTACCTGCTGGAGCACGCCCGCAGGTTCCGCGCCGAGCTCGACCTGCCCCTGATCCTGCTGGGCGGCGTCACCGACCGCGCGACCATGGACACCGCGATGGCGGAGGGCTTCGAGTTCGTCGCCATGGCCCGCGCCCTCCTCCGCGAACCCGACCTCGTGAACCGGATCGCCGCCGACCCGTCCACGCCGTCCTTGTGCGTCCACTGCAACCGCTGCGTCCCGACGGTCTACCGGGGCACCCACTGCCCGCTCGTCCCGGAACGGGATTGA
- a CDS encoding SDR family NAD(P)-dependent oxidoreductase, whose amino-acid sequence MTTPQHTIGSGFGFASTARDVLAGIDLSGRLAVVTGGYSGLGLETTRALAGAGARVVVPARRPEAAKEAVGGVDGAEVDELDLADLESVRGFADRFLASGRGIDILINNAAVMACPETRVGPGWEAQFATNHLGHFALVNRLWPAVSPGARVVAVSSRGHHFSPIRWDDVQFERGYDKWEAYGQAKTANVLFAVHLDALAKDAVRAFSLHPGSILTPLQRHIPREEKVANGWIDEDGNEIGQGFKTPEQGAATAVWAATSPRLDGMGGVYCEDCDIAEPVPEGRVVGRGRAGDPSTGVCSYATDPEQAGRLWELSAELTGVNAFA is encoded by the coding sequence ATGACCACTCCACAGCACACGATCGGATCGGGGTTCGGCTTCGCGAGCACGGCGAGGGACGTCCTCGCGGGCATCGACCTCTCGGGGAGGCTCGCCGTCGTCACCGGCGGCTATTCGGGCCTCGGTCTGGAGACGACGCGGGCGCTGGCGGGAGCGGGGGCGCGGGTGGTCGTCCCCGCGCGGCGGCCGGAGGCCGCGAAGGAGGCCGTCGGCGGCGTCGACGGCGCCGAGGTGGACGAGCTGGACCTGGCGGACCTGGAGAGCGTGCGCGGGTTCGCGGACCGGTTCCTCGCGTCCGGGCGCGGCATCGACATCCTGATCAACAACGCGGCGGTCATGGCCTGCCCGGAGACGCGCGTCGGACCCGGCTGGGAGGCGCAGTTCGCCACCAACCACCTCGGGCACTTCGCGCTGGTGAACCGCCTGTGGCCGGCCGTCAGCCCCGGGGCCCGGGTCGTCGCGGTGTCGTCGCGCGGACACCACTTCTCCCCGATCCGGTGGGACGACGTGCAGTTCGAGCGCGGCTACGACAAATGGGAGGCGTACGGGCAGGCGAAGACGGCCAACGTGCTCTTCGCCGTCCACCTGGACGCGCTCGCCAAGGACGCTGTGCGGGCCTTCTCGCTCCACCCGGGGAGCATCCTGACGCCCCTCCAGCGCCACATCCCCCGGGAGGAGAAGGTGGCGAACGGCTGGATCGACGAGGACGGGAACGAGATCGGCCAGGGGTTCAAGACGCCGGAACAGGGCGCGGCGACGGCGGTGTGGGCGGCCACGTCACCGCGGCTGGACGGCATGGGCGGCGTGTACTGCGAGGACTGCGACATCGCCGAGCCGGTCCCGGAGGGCCGGGTCGTCGGCCGAGGACGGGCCGGCGACCCCTCCACCGGAGTGTGCTCCTACGCGACCGACCCGGAGCAGGCCGGGCGGCTGTGGGAACTGTCGGCGGAGCTGACCGGGGTGAACGCGTTCGCGTAG
- a CDS encoding FAS1-like dehydratase domain-containing protein — protein MIDIAGWAPEPRETTEVVGAAPSEALAGMLDVEPPGEELPPLWHWLHFLERPAQRELGPDGHPREGRFLPPLPERRRMFAGGRFRIHEPLRAGDAVTRRTELASSAVKQGRSGEMLFVTVRHTFARDGAEIAVEEQDLVYRSGDTASRPERAAFQAPVVDAPWTLRATADPVMLFRFSALTYNAHRIHYDEAYATGVEGHAGLVVHGPLLAILCLELPRRAGLKVRELSFRARRPVYAGQPFVAAGSPDGTLSIHAPGDVTAMTATFA, from the coding sequence GTGATCGACATCGCCGGGTGGGCCCCGGAACCGCGGGAGACGACCGAGGTCGTCGGCGCAGCGCCGTCGGAGGCGCTGGCCGGGATGCTCGACGTCGAGCCGCCGGGGGAGGAGCTGCCGCCCCTCTGGCATTGGCTGCACTTCCTGGAAAGGCCCGCGCAGCGCGAGCTCGGACCGGACGGGCATCCGCGCGAGGGACGGTTCCTCCCACCGCTTCCCGAGCGGCGCCGCATGTTCGCCGGCGGGCGGTTCCGGATCCATGAGCCCCTGCGTGCCGGGGACGCCGTCACGCGCCGGACGGAGCTCGCCTCCAGCGCGGTGAAGCAGGGGCGCAGTGGGGAGATGCTCTTCGTGACCGTCCGGCACACGTTCGCGCGGGACGGCGCCGAGATCGCGGTCGAGGAGCAGGATCTCGTCTACCGCAGCGGCGACACGGCGTCCCGTCCGGAGCGGGCGGCGTTCCAGGCGCCCGTCGTGGACGCCCCGTGGACGCTGAGGGCCACCGCCGATCCGGTCATGCTGTTCCGGTTCAGCGCCCTCACCTACAACGCCCATCGCATCCACTACGACGAGGCGTACGCGACCGGGGTCGAGGGTCACGCCGGGCTCGTCGTCCACGGTCCGCTGCTCGCGATCCTCTGCCTGGAGCTGCCGCGCCGGGCGGGCCTGAAGGTGCGCGAACTGTCGTTCCGCGCACGCAGGCCCGTCTACGCGGGGCAGCCGTTCGTGGCGGCCGGGTCCCCGGACGGCACCCTCTCGATCCACGCCCCGGGCGACGTTACGGCGATGACCGCCACCTTCGCGTAG
- a CDS encoding glycerol-3-phosphate dehydrogenase/oxidase — protein MTSVALGPQYREETLRALAETEFDVVVVGGGVVGAGAALDAVSRGLSVALVEARDWAAGTSSRSSKLIHGGLRYLEQRDFGLVREALRERGLLLQRLAPHLVRPVRFLYPLRNRVWERAYVSAGVTLYDTMGGARSLPRHRQLTRRAALREAPALRADALVGAVQYYDAQVEDARYTMMVARTAAQYGAGVATRAEATGFLREGERVTGVRVLDLEGGREIAVRARRVVCATGVWTDGAQAMTGSRPAFAVRASKGVHLVVPRDRIPMATGLITRTSRSVLFIIPWGRHWLVGTTDTPHADGPDDPVADHTDIGYLLDQANAVLRTPLTHDDIEGVYAGLRPLLSGEMDDTTRLSREHAVAEPVPGLVVVTGGKFTTYRVMARDAVDVVAEGLDDSVPASVTGRLPILGATGYEVLWNDRRRLAAESGLHVARIEHLLHRYGSCAREVLAMVADDPALGAPIPGAGDYLCAEAVYAVTHEGALHLEDVLARRLRVSIEEWDGGAAAAARVAELVAPWLGWDDERVSGETKRYVQQVAAERRGGPAVREEPVTAA, from the coding sequence GTGACATCTGTAGCCCTCGGCCCCCAGTACCGCGAGGAGACCCTGCGCGCACTGGCGGAGACCGAGTTCGACGTCGTGGTCGTCGGCGGCGGCGTCGTGGGCGCCGGCGCGGCGCTCGACGCCGTCTCGCGGGGGCTGTCCGTCGCCCTCGTGGAGGCGCGGGACTGGGCGGCCGGCACGTCCAGCCGGTCCAGCAAACTCATCCACGGCGGCCTGCGCTACCTCGAACAGCGCGACTTCGGGCTGGTCAGGGAGGCATTGCGGGAGCGCGGCCTGCTGCTGCAGCGGCTCGCTCCGCACCTGGTGCGTCCCGTCCGGTTCCTCTACCCGCTGCGCAACCGGGTCTGGGAGCGCGCGTACGTCAGCGCGGGCGTGACCCTGTACGACACGATGGGCGGCGCGCGGTCGCTGCCCCGGCACCGGCAGCTCACGCGGCGGGCCGCGCTGCGGGAGGCGCCCGCCCTGCGTGCGGACGCGCTGGTCGGCGCCGTCCAGTACTACGACGCGCAGGTCGAGGACGCGCGCTACACGATGATGGTCGCCCGCACCGCCGCTCAGTACGGCGCCGGCGTGGCCACTCGCGCCGAGGCGACGGGGTTCCTGCGCGAGGGCGAGCGGGTGACCGGCGTCCGCGTCCTGGACCTGGAGGGCGGCCGGGAGATCGCCGTGCGGGCCCGGCGCGTGGTGTGCGCGACCGGGGTGTGGACGGACGGCGCGCAGGCGATGACCGGGTCCCGGCCCGCGTTCGCCGTGCGGGCGTCCAAGGGCGTCCACCTGGTCGTCCCGCGCGACCGGATCCCGATGGCCACCGGGCTGATCACGCGGACGTCCAGGAGCGTCCTGTTCATCATCCCGTGGGGGCGGCACTGGCTCGTCGGCACCACCGACACCCCGCACGCCGACGGCCCCGACGATCCCGTCGCCGACCACACCGACATCGGCTACCTCCTCGACCAGGCGAACGCCGTCCTGCGGACGCCGCTCACGCACGACGACATCGAGGGCGTCTACGCGGGGCTGCGGCCGCTGCTGTCCGGCGAGATGGACGACACCACGCGGCTGTCGCGCGAGCACGCCGTCGCCGAGCCGGTGCCCGGCCTCGTCGTCGTGACCGGTGGGAAGTTCACCACCTACCGCGTGATGGCGCGGGACGCGGTCGACGTGGTCGCCGAAGGCCTCGACGACTCCGTCCCCGCGTCGGTCACCGGCCGACTGCCGATCCTCGGCGCCACCGGGTACGAGGTGCTGTGGAACGACCGGCGCCGGCTCGCCGCCGAGTCCGGTCTGCACGTCGCGCGGATCGAGCACCTGCTGCACCGGTACGGGTCGTGCGCCCGCGAGGTGCTGGCCATGGTCGCCGACGACCCGGCGCTCGGCGCCCCCATCCCCGGTGCGGGTGACTACCTGTGCGCCGAGGCCGTCTACGCGGTGACGCACGAGGGCGCGCTGCACCTGGAGGACGTCCTGGCGCGGCGGCTGCGCGTCTCGATCGAGGAATGGGACGGCGGCGCGGCCGCGGCGGCCCGCGTCGCCGAGCTCGTCGCGCCCTGGCTCGGCTGGGACGACGAGCGGGTCAGCGGCGAGACCAAGCGGTACGTCCAGCAGGTCGCGGCGGAGCGCCGCGGCGGCCCGGCCGTGCGGGAGGAGCCCGTCACCGCCGCCTAG
- the glpK gene encoding glycerol kinase GlpK, with amino-acid sequence MADFVGALDQGTTSTRFMIFDHGGNEIARHQLEHEQILPRAGWVEHDPTEIWERTRSVIQSALNKANLSHGDLAAFGITNQRETTVVWNRRTGRPYYNAIVWQDTRTDRIAAALERDGKGDLIRRKAGLPPATYFSGGKIQWILENVDGVREAAEKGDAVFGTTDSWVLWNLTGGTDGGVHVTDPTNASRTMLMDLETLSWDDELLALFGIPRSMLPEIKPSSAPDAYGTTRANGPLGGEVPLTAALGDQQAATVGQVCFSPGEAKNTYGTGNFLLLNTGEELVRSKNGLLTTVCYQFGSEKPVYALEGSIAVTGSAVQWLRDQLGIISGAAQSEALARQVDDNGGVYFVPAFSGLFAPYWRSDARGAIVGLSRYNTNAHLARATLESICYQSRDVVEAMREDSGVSLDVLKVDGGVTANELCMQLQADILGVPVSRPVVAETTALGAAYAAGLAVGFWNNTDELRQNWNEDKRWQPTWNDDQRHQGYAGWKKAVERTLDWVDLND; translated from the coding sequence ATGGCTGACTTCGTCGGGGCCCTCGACCAGGGCACGACCAGCACCCGATTCATGATCTTCGACCACGGCGGCAACGAGATCGCCCGCCACCAGCTCGAGCACGAGCAGATCCTGCCCCGCGCCGGCTGGGTCGAGCACGATCCCACCGAGATCTGGGAGCGGACGCGCTCGGTCATCCAGTCCGCGCTGAACAAGGCGAACCTGTCGCACGGCGATCTGGCCGCGTTCGGGATCACCAACCAGCGCGAGACGACCGTGGTGTGGAACCGGCGCACCGGGCGCCCCTACTACAACGCGATCGTCTGGCAGGACACCCGCACCGACCGCATCGCCGCGGCCCTGGAGCGGGACGGCAAGGGCGACCTCATCCGCCGCAAGGCCGGCCTCCCCCCGGCCACGTACTTCTCCGGCGGGAAGATCCAGTGGATCCTGGAGAACGTCGACGGCGTCCGCGAGGCCGCCGAGAAAGGCGACGCGGTCTTCGGCACGACCGACTCGTGGGTGCTGTGGAACCTCACCGGCGGGACGGACGGCGGCGTGCACGTCACCGACCCCACCAACGCCAGCCGCACCATGCTGATGGACCTGGAGACCCTCTCCTGGGACGACGAACTCCTCGCTCTGTTCGGGATCCCGCGCTCGATGCTTCCGGAGATCAAGCCGTCCTCGGCGCCCGACGCCTACGGCACGACCCGCGCGAACGGCCCGCTCGGCGGGGAGGTGCCCCTGACCGCCGCGCTCGGAGACCAGCAGGCCGCCACGGTCGGGCAGGTGTGCTTCTCCCCCGGCGAGGCCAAGAACACCTACGGCACCGGCAACTTCCTCCTGCTGAACACCGGTGAGGAACTCGTCCGCTCGAAGAACGGGCTCCTGACGACCGTCTGCTACCAGTTCGGTTCCGAGAAGCCGGTGTACGCGCTGGAGGGGTCGATCGCGGTGACGGGGTCGGCGGTGCAGTGGCTGCGCGACCAGCTCGGCATCATCTCCGGCGCCGCGCAGAGCGAGGCGCTGGCCCGGCAGGTCGACGACAACGGCGGCGTCTACTTCGTCCCGGCCTTCTCCGGCCTGTTCGCCCCCTACTGGAGATCGGACGCCCGCGGCGCCATCGTCGGCCTGTCGCGCTACAACACCAACGCCCACCTGGCCCGCGCCACCCTCGAATCCATCTGCTACCAGTCCCGCGACGTCGTCGAAGCCATGCGCGAGGACTCCGGAGTCTCCCTGGACGTCCTCAAGGTCGACGGCGGCGTCACCGCCAACGAACTGTGCATGCAACTGCAGGCCGACATCCTCGGCGTCCCGGTCTCGCGCCCCGTCGTCGCCGAGACCACCGCCCTGGGCGCCGCCTACGCCGCCGGCCTGGCCGTCGGATTCTGGAACAACACCGACGAACTCCGCCAGAACTGGAACGAGGACAAACGCTGGCAGCCCACCTGGAACGACGACCAACGCCACCAGGGCTACGCAGGCTGGAAGAAGGCCGTCGAGCGGACCCTCGACTGGGTCGACCTGAACGACTGA
- a CDS encoding MIP/aquaporin family protein, with the protein MAERTRIPALAGELAAEFAGTLILILFGVGVVAQVAGAEIGDHDSIAWAWGLGVTLGVYVAARISGAHLNPAVTVALAAFREFSWRKTAPYIAAQTAGAFVAALIVRWNYSEVLAKVDPGHTIKTQGVFSTLPGNGTLPVGTWGAFRDQVIGTAILLFVIKALTDVRNSPPLANLAPFMIGLLVVAIGMAWGTDAGYAINPARDFGPRLASFLTGYGTAWRDQNGDLYFWVPIIGPLIGGVLGVGLYKVLIGRFLPPTEEDPQGLTKPEPEYEAA; encoded by the coding sequence ATGGCGGAACGCACCCGAATCCCCGCGCTGGCCGGTGAGCTCGCCGCCGAGTTCGCCGGCACCCTGATCCTCATCCTGTTCGGCGTCGGCGTCGTCGCCCAGGTCGCCGGGGCCGAGATCGGCGACCACGACAGCATCGCCTGGGCCTGGGGCCTCGGCGTCACGCTCGGCGTGTACGTCGCGGCCCGGATCAGCGGCGCCCACCTCAACCCCGCCGTCACCGTCGCGCTGGCCGCGTTCAGGGAGTTCTCCTGGCGCAAGACGGCGCCCTACATCGCCGCGCAGACCGCGGGGGCGTTCGTCGCGGCGCTGATCGTCCGCTGGAACTACAGCGAGGTGCTGGCCAAGGTCGACCCCGGCCACACCATCAAGACCCAGGGCGTGTTCTCCACCCTGCCGGGCAACGGCACGCTCCCGGTCGGCACCTGGGGCGCGTTCCGCGACCAGGTGATCGGCACCGCCATCCTGCTCTTCGTGATCAAAGCGCTCACCGACGTGCGCAACTCCCCGCCGCTGGCCAACCTCGCCCCGTTCATGATCGGTCTGCTGGTCGTCGCGATCGGCATGGCGTGGGGCACCGACGCCGGCTACGCGATCAACCCGGCCCGCGACTTCGGCCCCCGGCTCGCCTCGTTCCTGACCGGCTACGGCACCGCCTGGCGGGACCAGAACGGCGATCTCTACTTCTGGGTGCCGATCATCGGCCCGCTCATCGGCGGCGTGCTCGGCGTCGGGCTCTACAAGGTCCTGATCGGACGGTTCCTGCCCCCCACCGAGGAGGACCCGCAGGGGCTCACGAAACCCGAGCCCGAGTACGAGGCGGCGTGA
- a CDS encoding IclR family transcriptional regulator: MPGPVQSIERAAAILRLLAASSGRLGVGEIASSLGLARGTAHGILRTLERVGFVEQDGGTGKYQLGAALLHLGTSYLDVNELRSRAINWADALASRSGEAVRIGTLLEGKVLVVHHVFRPDDTLQAMDVGSLLPLHATALGKALLAHDANAAASIRDTVLESYCRRTITDPKELARAATRVRENGWAAETEELSIGEAGIAAPIRGHGGLVVGAIGISGAVERICDSRRVPDPRLVAYVRDAARAVSRDLGGSRW; this comes from the coding sequence ATGCCCGGACCTGTGCAGTCGATCGAGCGGGCGGCCGCGATCCTGCGCCTGCTGGCGGCGAGCTCGGGCCGGCTCGGGGTCGGCGAGATCGCCAGTTCGCTGGGCCTCGCCCGGGGCACCGCGCACGGCATCCTGCGCACCCTGGAGCGCGTCGGCTTCGTCGAGCAGGACGGCGGTACGGGCAAGTACCAGCTCGGCGCCGCGCTGCTGCACCTCGGCACCAGCTACCTGGACGTCAACGAGCTGCGGTCCCGGGCCATCAACTGGGCCGACGCGCTCGCCTCGCGCAGCGGCGAGGCCGTCCGGATCGGGACGCTCCTGGAGGGCAAGGTCCTGGTCGTCCACCACGTGTTCCGCCCGGACGACACCCTCCAGGCCATGGACGTCGGCTCGCTGCTGCCGCTGCACGCCACCGCGCTCGGCAAGGCGCTGCTCGCGCACGACGCCAACGCGGCGGCGTCCATCCGCGACACCGTCCTGGAGTCCTACTGCCGGCGCACCATCACCGACCCCAAGGAGCTCGCACGGGCCGCCACCCGCGTCCGGGAGAACGGCTGGGCCGCCGAGACCGAGGAGCTGTCCATCGGCGAGGCCGGGATCGCCGCCCCGATCCGCGGGCACGGGGGGCTCGTCGTCGGCGCCATCGGCATCTCCGGCGCGGTCGAGCGGATCTGCGACTCCCGCCGCGTCCCCGACCCGAGGCTCGTGGCCTACGTGCGCGACGCCGCCCGCGCCGTCTCCCGTGACCTCGGCGGCTCGCGCTGGTGA